From the Musa acuminata AAA Group cultivar baxijiao chromosome BXJ1-2, Cavendish_Baxijiao_AAA, whole genome shotgun sequence genome, one window contains:
- the LOC135583902 gene encoding cytochrome P450 90D2-like isoform X1: MDKLLIIWLAASVIVVTVFLCKSRKLKRRTRAARLPKGALGWPLIGETLEFVSCAYSPRPESFMDKRRLVYGKVFKSHIFGSPTIVSTDAEVSRFILQSDEKSFVPWYPKSLTELMGKSSILMINGSLQKRVHGLIGAFLKSGHLKSQVTKDMQRYVQETMSNWKDGHLIHLQDEAKLIVFQILVKGLIGLEPGEEMHILKQQFQEFIAGLMSLPVKLPGSRLYRSLQAKKKMVMLIQRTIQEKRMSEPRCPPRDVVDVLLNDSNDQLPDDLISDNMIDLMIPAEDSVPVLLTLAAKYLSDCPLALQQLEEENMQLKKSKSLLGETLQWTDYMSLSFTQDVITETLRMGNIISGIMRKAMKDVEIKGHLIPKGWCVFAYFRSVHLDDDLYEEAYCFNPWRWKGKDTSTCGFTPFGGGRRLCPGLDLARLEASIFLHHLVTGFTWVAEEDQIVNFPTVRMKRRMPIIVRRKN; this comes from the exons ATGGATAAGTTGTTGATCATATGGCTGGCAGCATCAGTTATCGTGGTGACCGTGTTCCTCTGCAAGAGTCGGAAGCTGAAGAGGAGAACGAGAGCTGCTCGTCTCCCCAAAGGAGCCCTCGGCTGGCCTCTTATCGGAGAGACGCTCGAGTTCGTGTCCTGCGCCTACTCGCCTCGCCCGGAGAGCTTCATGGACAAGCGCCGTCTCGT GTATGGGAAGGTGTTCAAGTCGCATATCTTCGGAAGTCCAACGATCGTGTCAACCGATGCAGAAGTCAGTCGGTTCATCCTGCAAAGTGACGAGAAGTCCTTCGTGCCATGGTATCCCAAATCGCTCACGGAGCTGATGGGAAAGTCCTCCATTCTGATGATCAACGGGAGCCTCCAAAAACGAGTTCATGGCCTCATCGGCGCCTTCCTGAAGTCCGGCCACCTCAAGAGTCAAGTCACCAAAGACATGCAGCGCTACGTGCAGGAGACCATGAGCAATTGGAAGGATGGGCACCTCATCCACCTCCAAGATGAGGCCAAACTA ATTGTTTTCCAAATCCTggtgaaaggattgattgggttGGAGCCAGGAGAGGAAATGCACATCTTAAAGCAACAATTCCAGGAATTTATTGCTGGTTTGATGTCTTTGCCAGTGAAGCTACCGGGAAGTAGACTTTATAGATCGCTGCAG GCAAAGAAGAAGATGGTGATGCTGATCCAGAGGACCATCCAAGAGAAGAGAATGAGCGAACCTCGGTGCCCTCCACGGGACGTGGTGGATGTTCTGCTGAATGACAGCAACGATCAGTTGCCCGACGACCTCATATCGGACAATATGATCGATCTGATGATACCAGCGGAGGACTCGGTGCCGGTTCTTCTGACGCTTGCAGCCAAGTACCTCAGCGACTGCCCTCTTGCTCTCCAGCAACTGGAG GAAGAGAACATGCAATTGAAGAAGAGCAAATCTCTCCTCGGGGAGACACTGCAGTGGACCGACTACATGTCCTTGTCCTTCACACAAGAT GTCATAACAGAGACGCTGCGTATGGGGAACATAATTAGCGGCATCATGCGCAAGGCCATGAAAGATGTGGAGATCAAAGGGCACCTGATCCCCAAGGGATGGTGCGTGTTCGCCTACTTCCGATCGGTCCACCTCGACGACGACCTCTACGAGGAGGCCTACTGCTTCAATCCATGGAGATGGAAA GGCAAGGACACGAGTACTTGTGGCTTTACTCCTTTCGGTGGTGGGCGAAGGCTGTGCCCGGGGCTGGATTTGGCCAGGCTGGAAGCTTCCATCTTTCTGCACCATTTGGTTACTGGCTTCAC ATGGGTGGCTGAGGAGGACCAGATCGTGAACTTCCCCACGGTGAGGATGAAGAGAAGGATGCCCATCATAGTGAGGAGGAAGAACTGA
- the LOC135583902 gene encoding cytochrome P450 90D2-like isoform X2, with the protein MDKLLIIWLAASVIVVTVFLCKSRKLKRRTRAARLPKGALGWPLIGETLEFVSCAYSPRPESFMDKRRLVYGKVFKSHIFGSPTIVSTDAEVSRFILQSDEKSFVPWYPKSLTELMGKSSILMINGSLQKRVHGLIGAFLKSGHLKSQVTKDMQRYVQETMSNWKDGHLIHLQDEAKLIVFQILVKGLIGLEPGEEMHILKQQFQEFIAGLMSLPVKLPGSRLYRSLQAKKKMVMLIQRTIQEKRMSEPRCPPRDVVDVLLNDSNDQLPDDLISDNMIDLMIPAEDSVPVLLTLAAKYLSDCPLALQQLEEENMQLKKSKSLLGETLQWTDYMSLSFTQDVITETLRMGNIISGIMRKAMKDVEIKGHLIPKGWCVFAYFRSVHLDDDLYEEAYCFNPWRWKGKDTSTCGFTPFGGGRRLCPGLDLARLEASIFLHHLVTGFTALTFTAAHTCCSATLRHHG; encoded by the exons ATGGATAAGTTGTTGATCATATGGCTGGCAGCATCAGTTATCGTGGTGACCGTGTTCCTCTGCAAGAGTCGGAAGCTGAAGAGGAGAACGAGAGCTGCTCGTCTCCCCAAAGGAGCCCTCGGCTGGCCTCTTATCGGAGAGACGCTCGAGTTCGTGTCCTGCGCCTACTCGCCTCGCCCGGAGAGCTTCATGGACAAGCGCCGTCTCGT GTATGGGAAGGTGTTCAAGTCGCATATCTTCGGAAGTCCAACGATCGTGTCAACCGATGCAGAAGTCAGTCGGTTCATCCTGCAAAGTGACGAGAAGTCCTTCGTGCCATGGTATCCCAAATCGCTCACGGAGCTGATGGGAAAGTCCTCCATTCTGATGATCAACGGGAGCCTCCAAAAACGAGTTCATGGCCTCATCGGCGCCTTCCTGAAGTCCGGCCACCTCAAGAGTCAAGTCACCAAAGACATGCAGCGCTACGTGCAGGAGACCATGAGCAATTGGAAGGATGGGCACCTCATCCACCTCCAAGATGAGGCCAAACTA ATTGTTTTCCAAATCCTggtgaaaggattgattgggttGGAGCCAGGAGAGGAAATGCACATCTTAAAGCAACAATTCCAGGAATTTATTGCTGGTTTGATGTCTTTGCCAGTGAAGCTACCGGGAAGTAGACTTTATAGATCGCTGCAG GCAAAGAAGAAGATGGTGATGCTGATCCAGAGGACCATCCAAGAGAAGAGAATGAGCGAACCTCGGTGCCCTCCACGGGACGTGGTGGATGTTCTGCTGAATGACAGCAACGATCAGTTGCCCGACGACCTCATATCGGACAATATGATCGATCTGATGATACCAGCGGAGGACTCGGTGCCGGTTCTTCTGACGCTTGCAGCCAAGTACCTCAGCGACTGCCCTCTTGCTCTCCAGCAACTGGAG GAAGAGAACATGCAATTGAAGAAGAGCAAATCTCTCCTCGGGGAGACACTGCAGTGGACCGACTACATGTCCTTGTCCTTCACACAAGAT GTCATAACAGAGACGCTGCGTATGGGGAACATAATTAGCGGCATCATGCGCAAGGCCATGAAAGATGTGGAGATCAAAGGGCACCTGATCCCCAAGGGATGGTGCGTGTTCGCCTACTTCCGATCGGTCCACCTCGACGACGACCTCTACGAGGAGGCCTACTGCTTCAATCCATGGAGATGGAAA GGCAAGGACACGAGTACTTGTGGCTTTACTCCTTTCGGTGGTGGGCGAAGGCTGTGCCCGGGGCTGGATTTGGCCAGGCTGGAAGCTTCCATCTTTCTGCACCATTTGGTTACTGGCTTCAC TGCTCTAACATTTACTGCAGCACACACGTGCTGTAGTGCCACTTTAAGGCACCATGGTTGA
- the LOC135607910 gene encoding nucleosome assembly protein 1;2-like isoform X1 — protein MSNDKQQESLNLAGLASALSEEDRAGLVNALKDKLQSLAGKHADVLETLSPVVRKRVEVLRDIQSQHDELEAKFSEERAALEAKYQKLYEPLYTKRYDIVNGVVEVEGLKYESSDEIPAEDRTTEEKGVPGFWLTAMKTNEVLTEEIQERDEEALKYLKDIKWCRIDDPKGFKLEFFFDTNPYFKNAVLSKTYHMIDEDEPILEKAIGTEIEWLPGKCLTQKILKKKPKKGSKNAKPITKTEDCESFFNFFNPPQVPDDDADIDEDTAEQLQSQMEADYDIGSTIRDKIIPHAVSWFTGEAVEDDDELEIEDEEDGEDEDEDDEDDGEEDDEEDEDEDEDEEERGKSKKKSSIGQKKSRGDQGDRPAECKQQ, from the exons ATGAGCAACGACAAGCAGCAAGAGAGCCTCAATCTCGCTGGTCTCGCTTCCG CTTTGAGCGAGGAGGATAGAGCCGGTCTCGTCAATGCTCTAAAG GACAAGCTCCAGAGCCTCGCGGGGAAGCATGCGGATGTTTTGGAGACGCTCAGCCCGGTGGTCAGGAAGCGTGTTGAGGTTTTGAGGGACATCCAG AGCCAACACGATGAGCTTGAGGCAAAGTTTTCTGAGGAGAGGGCCGCACTTGAAGCTAAATATCAGAAGCTTTATGAGCCATTATATACGAAG AGATATGACATTGTGAATGGTGTTGTTGAAGTTGAAGGCCTTAAATATGAATCTTCAGATGAAATCCCTGCCGAGGATAGGACTACTGAAG AAAAAGGTGTGCCAGGCTTTTGGCTCACTGCGATGAAAACAAATGAAGTGCTAACCGAGGAG ATTCAAGAGCGTGATGAGGAAGCTCTCAAGTATCTGAAGGATATAAAGTGGTGCAGAATTGATGATCCTAAGGGTTttaaacttgaattttttttcgaTACTAACCCTTACTTCAAGAATGCTGTTCTTTCAAAAACGTACCACATGATTGATGAAGATGAACCAATCTTAGAAAAAGCAATTGG AACGGAAATTGAATGGCTTCCAGGGAAGTGTTTGACCCAGAAGATTCTTAAGAAGAAGCCAAAGAAGGGTTCAAAGAATGCCAAGCCCATAACAAAAACTGAAGATTGTGAGAGTTTTTTCAACTTCTTTAATCCACCACAGGTTCCAGATGATGATGCAGATATTGATGAAGATACT GCTGAGCAGTTGCAGAGTCAAATGGAAGCTGATTATGATATTGG GTCCACGATCAGAGATAAGATAATTCCCCATGCAGTTTCATGGTTCACGGGGGAGGCtgttgaagatgatgatgaactagaaatagagGATGAGGAGGATGGTGAAGATGAGGACGAAGATGATGAAGATGATGGAGAGGAAGATGATgaagaggatgaggatgaggatgaggatgaaGAAGAGAGAGGCAAGTCCAAGAAAAAG TCATCTATAGGGCAGAAG AAGAGTCGAGGGGATCAAGGTGATCGTCCTGCAGAGTGCAAACAACAATAG
- the LOC135613143 gene encoding cytokinin dehydrogenase 6-like, whose product MSKMALRRLGLMSSTFLVMALSFVISFLSLLGQLRPWPATLPQGLLSLDIADELHYGPNATARFSIDYGRLTEAAPAAVLYPSSPDDIASLVRFSYASPRPFVIAARGHGHSIRGQAFAPGGVVVDMASLGRGRRARRRDRIKVPLDVVHRLLYVDAGGEQLWIDVLRETLEHGVAPRSWTDYLYLTVGGTLSNAGISGQAFRHGPQISNVHELDVITGTSHLYAFTNHSDLCFHFLRCPLLHSLLTLCSSWTGKGDMVTCSRDVNSDLFYGVLGGLGQLGIITRARIAVEPAPQRVRWVRFIYTDFGSFINDQELLISISEEGFDYVEGQLLMKNGAANSSFFSERDSEKIKVLAAEFGVIYFLEGAIYYELATAYLVDQKLKLLLKKLSFVPGFAFTKDVSYLRFLDRVHHDEIKLRPMGLWDVPHPWLNLFVPKSRMRDFETGIFRGILIENNTPMATVLISPMNRSKWDEKMSVTIPDEDIFYAIGILRSATMDDWKHLDDQNDEILRFCNQAGIEFKQYLPHYTTRADWKKHFGLKWDTFVQLKRRYDPKALLSPGQQIFTTSL is encoded by the exons ATGAGCAAAATGGCGCTGCGAAGACTTGGCCTCATGTCATCAACCTTCCTTGTGATGGCTCTCTCTTTCGTAATTAGCTTCCTCTCTTTACTTGGCCAGCTCAGGCCATGGCCTGCCACCCTTCCTCAGGGCCTCCTCTCCCTCGACATCGCCGACGAGCTCCATTATGGTCCCAACGCCACCGCCCGGTTCTCCATCGACTATGGCCGCCTCACCGAAGCGGCACCTGCGGCCGTGCTCTACCCGTCGTCTCCCGACGACATCGCCTCCCTCGTCCGGTTCTCCTACGCCTCCCCCCGGCCCTTCGTTATAGCCGCCCGAGGCCACGGCCACTCGATCAGGGGCCAGGCCTTTGCCCCTGGTGGCGTGGTGGTAGACATGGCATCGCTAGGCCGCGGCCGCAGGGCCCGCCGCCGCGACCGGATCAAAGTGCCGCTTGACGTCGTGCACCGGCTCCTGTACGTCGATGCTGGAGGCGAGCAGCTCTGGATCGACGTCCTGCGTGAGACGCTCGAGCATGGCGTTGCACCCCGCTCGTGGACTGATTACCTCTACCTGACTGTCGGCGGCACGCTCTCGAACGCAGGCATAAGCGGCCAGGCCTTCCGGCACGGCCCGCAGATCTCCAACGTTCATGAACTCGATGTCATCACCGGTACCTCGCACCTCTACGCATTCACGAATCACTCTGACCTCTGTTTTCATTTTCTTCGATGTCCTCTGTTACACTCTCTTTTGACGTTATGTTCTTCTTGGACAGGGAAAGGCGACATGGTGACATGCTCCCGTGACGTCAACTCAGACCTGTTCTACGGGGTCTTGGGAGGACTCGGCCAACTCGGCATCATCACCAGAGCTCGAATCGCCGTGGAACCAGCGCCGCAACGGGTCCGGTGGGTGCGGTTCATCTACACCGACTTCGGCTCCTTCATAAACGACCAGGAGCTACTGATCTCCATCTCGGAGGAGGGTTTCGATTACGTGGAGGGACAGCTGCTTATGAAGAATGGAGCAGCTAACTCTTCCTTCTTCTCAGAGAGAGACTCGGAGAAGATCAAAGTGCTCGCAGCTGAGTTCGGTGTAATCTACTTCTTGGAAGGAGCTATATACTATGAGTTAGCCACGGCCTATTTGGTTGATCAG AAGCTAAAATTGCTGCTTAAAAAGCTGAGCTTTGTCCCTGGCTTCGCGTTCACGAAAGACGTCTCCTACCTCCGTTTCCTCGACAGAGTTCACCATGACGAGATAAAGCTGCGTCCCATGGGCCTGTGGGACGTTCCCCATCCATGGCTGAACCTGTTCGTGCCCAAGTCCAGAATGCGAGACTTCGAGACTGGGATCTTCCGGGGGATCCTGATCGAGAACAACACCCCCATGGCAACGGTCCTCATCTCCCCCATGAACAGGAGCAA GTGGGATGAGAAGATGTCAGTGACGATCCCTGACGAAGACATATTCTACGCCATCGGTATCCTGAGATCTGCCACGATGGACGACTGGAAGCACTTAGACGACCAAAACGACGAAATATTGAGGTTCTGCAACCAGGCAGGGATCGAATTCAAGCAGTATTTGCCGCATTACACGACACGGGCGGACTGGAAGAAGCACTTCGGCCTCAAATGGGATACGTTTGTGCAGCTGAAGAGAAGATACGACCCCAAAGCACTGTTATCACCCGGGCAGCAAATATTTACGACCTCGCTGTAG
- the LOC135607910 gene encoding nucleosome assembly protein 1;1-like isoform X2, which translates to MSNDKQQESLNLAALSEEDRAGLVNALKDKLQSLAGKHADVLETLSPVVRKRVEVLRDIQSQHDELEAKFSEERAALEAKYQKLYEPLYTKRYDIVNGVVEVEGLKYESSDEIPAEDRTTEEKGVPGFWLTAMKTNEVLTEEIQERDEEALKYLKDIKWCRIDDPKGFKLEFFFDTNPYFKNAVLSKTYHMIDEDEPILEKAIGTEIEWLPGKCLTQKILKKKPKKGSKNAKPITKTEDCESFFNFFNPPQVPDDDADIDEDTAEQLQSQMEADYDIGSTIRDKIIPHAVSWFTGEAVEDDDELEIEDEEDGEDEDEDDEDDGEEDDEEDEDEDEDEEERGKSKKKSSIGQKKSRGDQGDRPAECKQQ; encoded by the exons ATGAGCAACGACAAGCAGCAAGAGAGCCTCAATCTCGCTG CTTTGAGCGAGGAGGATAGAGCCGGTCTCGTCAATGCTCTAAAG GACAAGCTCCAGAGCCTCGCGGGGAAGCATGCGGATGTTTTGGAGACGCTCAGCCCGGTGGTCAGGAAGCGTGTTGAGGTTTTGAGGGACATCCAG AGCCAACACGATGAGCTTGAGGCAAAGTTTTCTGAGGAGAGGGCCGCACTTGAAGCTAAATATCAGAAGCTTTATGAGCCATTATATACGAAG AGATATGACATTGTGAATGGTGTTGTTGAAGTTGAAGGCCTTAAATATGAATCTTCAGATGAAATCCCTGCCGAGGATAGGACTACTGAAG AAAAAGGTGTGCCAGGCTTTTGGCTCACTGCGATGAAAACAAATGAAGTGCTAACCGAGGAG ATTCAAGAGCGTGATGAGGAAGCTCTCAAGTATCTGAAGGATATAAAGTGGTGCAGAATTGATGATCCTAAGGGTTttaaacttgaattttttttcgaTACTAACCCTTACTTCAAGAATGCTGTTCTTTCAAAAACGTACCACATGATTGATGAAGATGAACCAATCTTAGAAAAAGCAATTGG AACGGAAATTGAATGGCTTCCAGGGAAGTGTTTGACCCAGAAGATTCTTAAGAAGAAGCCAAAGAAGGGTTCAAAGAATGCCAAGCCCATAACAAAAACTGAAGATTGTGAGAGTTTTTTCAACTTCTTTAATCCACCACAGGTTCCAGATGATGATGCAGATATTGATGAAGATACT GCTGAGCAGTTGCAGAGTCAAATGGAAGCTGATTATGATATTGG GTCCACGATCAGAGATAAGATAATTCCCCATGCAGTTTCATGGTTCACGGGGGAGGCtgttgaagatgatgatgaactagaaatagagGATGAGGAGGATGGTGAAGATGAGGACGAAGATGATGAAGATGATGGAGAGGAAGATGATgaagaggatgaggatgaggatgaggatgaaGAAGAGAGAGGCAAGTCCAAGAAAAAG TCATCTATAGGGCAGAAG AAGAGTCGAGGGGATCAAGGTGATCGTCCTGCAGAGTGCAAACAACAATAG